The following coding sequences are from one Pusillimonas sp. DMV24BSW_D window:
- a CDS encoding mannitol dehydrogenase family protein, which produces MNRLSPETLLQLPESVDKPAYERNCVPIRIVHLGAGAFFRSHLAVYTDEVMKKGDTQWGIMGVSLRSPGIDRALTPQNGLYSVLELAAEQSRLSVVGSVVEVVSLPDEPDRVLRTLIQSQIAIVSMTLTDKGYGYDACEDCLKTNDPDIARDLQNPRHPRSAIGVLAWAVAQRKRLGYKPFTLMSCDNIPANGKVLQRVLEQYIQVVQDSLGDKDLLRYFLDQYACPCTLVDRLTPPVQAKDIDRVEQTLGVHDAAPVVTEPYSLFVMQDWFSNDRPAWETVGAVATAHVSSYEKLRYRLLDASYLAIGYLGYFEGFATLYQAHQNPVIRQFVAELMDDAAATLGKRPEYDWRVFKEEWLRRFDNPELRVGTAQLRIETSHILIYAIVPAVAERLRHGLSIDRHAKVLALWIRCLMRASEAGAEPLNDLRAGLLLERVNAAGGAHADPYAIVDNILSFEALFGARLSKDAEFKRAVTAALQQSMVAS; this is translated from the coding sequence ATGAACAGATTAAGCCCTGAAACGCTGCTGCAGTTGCCTGAGTCAGTTGACAAGCCGGCCTATGAGCGCAACTGTGTGCCGATTCGCATCGTGCACTTGGGGGCGGGCGCATTTTTTCGTAGTCACCTTGCAGTTTATACCGATGAGGTCATGAAAAAAGGTGATACCCAGTGGGGCATTATGGGGGTAAGCCTGCGCAGCCCCGGAATCGATCGTGCGCTCACACCGCAAAACGGCCTTTATTCGGTGTTGGAGCTTGCAGCCGAACAAAGTCGCCTGAGCGTGGTGGGCAGCGTGGTTGAAGTGGTGAGTTTGCCCGACGAGCCTGATCGCGTCCTGCGAACCTTGATTCAATCGCAAATTGCGATTGTTTCCATGACGCTGACAGACAAAGGCTACGGTTATGATGCATGCGAAGATTGCTTGAAAACCAATGATCCCGACATTGCCCGCGACCTTCAAAACCCAAGGCACCCCCGTTCCGCAATTGGGGTGTTGGCTTGGGCGGTGGCCCAGCGAAAACGCCTGGGTTACAAGCCGTTTACTTTAATGAGCTGCGACAACATCCCGGCGAACGGCAAAGTGCTTCAGCGTGTGCTTGAACAATATATTCAGGTAGTGCAGGATTCACTGGGTGATAAGGACTTGCTACGGTATTTTCTCGACCAATACGCCTGCCCTTGCACCCTGGTCGACCGTTTAACGCCACCCGTACAGGCAAAAGACATCGATCGGGTTGAGCAAACGTTGGGGGTGCACGATGCCGCCCCCGTTGTGACGGAGCCTTATTCACTGTTCGTGATGCAAGACTGGTTCAGTAACGACAGGCCGGCTTGGGAAACAGTGGGCGCAGTGGCGACCGCGCATGTTTCTTCTTATGAAAAACTGCGTTATCGCTTGTTGGATGCCAGTTATTTGGCTATTGGATACTTGGGTTACTTCGAAGGGTTTGCCACTTTGTATCAGGCGCATCAGAACCCGGTAATCCGACAGTTTGTGGCGGAACTGATGGATGATGCGGCAGCGACTTTGGGTAAACGTCCTGAGTACGATTGGCGTGTTTTTAAAGAAGAGTGGCTGCGTCGTTTTGATAATCCTGAATTAAGGGTTGGTACTGCGCAATTAAGAATTGAGACGTCGCATATTCTTATCTATGCCATTGTTCCGGCTGTGGCGGAGCGCTTACGCCATGGCTTGAGCATCGACCGTCATGCCAAAGTACTGGCTTTGTGGATACGCTGTTTGATGCGCGCATCAGAGGCCGGGGCTGAGCCGCTTAATGATTTGCGCGCAGGTCTGTTGCTTGAGCGGGTAAATGCGGCAGGGGGGGCGCATGCCGATCCGTATGCGATTGTCGACAACATTCTTTCGTTCGAAGCCTTATTCGGGGCCAGGCTGTCGAAAGATGCCGAGTTCAAACGAGCGGTGACCGCCGCCTTGCAGCAATCCATGGTTGCGTCATGA